The Candidatus Leptovillus gracilis sequence CCCAACAACTTGTCGGCCAGGCCAGAGGCCAGGACAACGCCGCGGTTCTCGCCATCGCCAAACAGGCTGCCGGCCAGCGGTTCGTTGGCGCCGCCCACACTAAAGCTGCGTTCGCCCATGTCCGACGAGACGCGCACCGGCAGCGATTGCTCTTGCAGCGTCAGGGTCAGGTCTACACCGCTGGGGAGCTGTAATTGGGGGGTAACGGCCGTTACCCCCGGAATCGCCCGCAGTTCATCCACGATGGTCGGCGTCAGCGCTTGCTTGGGTTTCGGCGGCGCGAAGGGGTCGAAGGTGTCCAACGCCGCCTCGTCATAAGCCGGGCTGACAAAAATATTCTCCAGGCCCACCGTCTCAAAATTGCGCTGCACTTCGCGCTGCACCCCCACGCCAAAGGAGACCATGGCGACCAGGGTGATGATGCCGATCAACACGCCGCCGGCCGTCAGCACATTACGCACCGGCCGACGCCCCAAATTACGAAATGCCGAGCGGGCAATGTCGCCAAAAGAAATGCGGGACTGGGAATTGAAGGTTGAGGACTGCGGGCTGGCGGCCAACAGCGGTTCCGCGCGCGCCGTTATCGGCCGATTAGTGGTAATGTTGACAATCTGTCCATCTTTCAAATGGACCACCCGGTCGGCGTAGGCGGCCACGTCGGCGTCGTGGGTGACAACGATGAGGGTGATGCCCTGCTCTTTGTTGAGTGTTTGCAGCAGACCCATCACTTCTGCGCCGGTGGCTGAATCCAGGTTGCCGGTTGGCTCATCGGCCAGGATAAGCGAGGGGTTGTGGATGAGGGCGCGGGCAACGGCCGTGCGCTGCTGCTCGCCGCCCGATAGTTCGCTGGGGTAATGGTCCAACCGGTGGCCCAGGCCCACTTTGTGCAGCATCTCGGCGGCGCGGGCAGATCGCTCGGCCGGGTTCACGCCGGCCAGGGTGAGAGGGATGGCGACATTCTCAACGGCCGTCAGCCGCGGCAACAAGTTAAAACTCTGAAAAATAAAGCCCACCCGGTGGCGGCGATGGGCCGTGCGCGCTTTGCCGTCGGCGTTGTGCAGCGGCAGGCCAGCCACCCACAATTCGCCAGAAGATGGCCGATCCAACCCGCCCAACAGATTGAGCAACGTAGATTTGCCAGAGCCAGATGGCCCAACCAGGGCCACAAATTCACCAGACGCGATGGTCAGGTTGACGCCGTACAGCGCCCGCACGTCCATCTCGCCGCGCTGAAAGTGGCGCTCCAGATTTGATAGTTGAATTGTATTGTCCATGGGAGATCAAAAAACCTTCCGGCGGGCCAAACCCGCCGGAAGGTTGGGGTCGCGAAAAGTTATTGCAACGCTTCGGCCAAAGCGAGCGCTTCGGCTGCGGTCAGGTCGCCGCCAATCCAGAAGGTGATGTCACCTTCGGTCCAGGTGAGCAGACTTTGTGCGCCAGCTTCGTCGCTGTAGAGCGTGCCCTCTATGCCGCGCAGGGTGACGATTTTGCCGTCTGCCTCACGGTCGGGCACGGCCGTTGCCGGTCCCTGGGCAATGGTAAAGCCGCCGGCGCTGCGGCTGTAGCGCTGTACAACCGCCCCGCGTATTTCCGTCGCGCTAACAAACGCGGCATCGGCCGGCAGGATGGCCGGGGAAAGAACATTCAGGTCGGCGGTTTCGACGGCCGTCAACTCTTCTGGCTTCAGATCTTCCAGGCGCACCACCTCTGCGCCTTCAGGAATGACAAAGGTGAAGAGGCTGTTGTCCACACCCTGATTCAGTTCCAGGGTTGTGGCAGTGGCGCTGCCGGATCCTATAGCCCCTTCAGCATATTGTACAGACAGCGGCGCGCCGTCTTCGGGCCGCACATACACTTTCAGGAAGCCGCCGGCGGCGCGAACCTCATCGGGCATTTTCTCCGGGATGGGGATCAGGCGCAGGCCGTGGGCGTTGGTAGCGCCAATTTGTACGTCGGTGATGCGTTCGGCGGTGAAGTACTCCAGCAGTTTAGCCACAGCTTCTTCTGGGGTTTGCGGATGGTCCCCCTCTTCATGGTTGTAGTCTGGGTCAATCTCAAATTCCTGCCCGGCCATTTGCGCGGCGATCAGGGCGGCGGCTTCGTCGGCGTTGCCAACCAGGACTTTGTTTTCTTGCGGGTCCCACAGCCAGAAGTTGTAGCCATCGGTAACGGCCGTTAACCCCACCAGCTTGCTTTCCGTCGCCTCTAATATTTCGGCGCGGAAGGCGGGTTCGCCGTTTGGCCCGGCATCCAGTTTGCCCCACATTTCTACCGTGCCGCTGGCATTCATTTCCGCTGTGTTCACCGTGAAGTTGGCAACAGCGTGACCGTCGGTAACGGTTTGCACGGTTTCCATCGCCTGTGCCAGCAGGTCTTCGGCGGTTGGCTGCAAAGCAAACGCAGCTAAACCCAGACTGGCTACCAGCAAGAGAATGATAGCGCTTATTAATACTTTTTTGTTTCGCATGGGTGACTCCTTTTTGGTTTGCCTGATACAGACTGCATCTGCCAAGCATATGTCAGATGACATCTATCACTTATTTTAGAATATACACCCCTTAAACACCACCCCACCACGCTTTGTGACACCCTTTGCTCACCAATCTATTAACCCCACGACGGCCCAACGGCGTGCTGCCAGCAGACGGCAGCCGCCCCGAAGTAGGCGTCGTTTGAGTTTTTGGCGATTACCATTACCCGGATTAACTGAGCAAAACACAAAGGCATGGCGGTTTATCCAGAGAATGTTTCGCATTCTCTGCAATAGTCGTTACCGTTTTTGTGTAGGTTTTCAAGAGGGCAATCAATCGTTGTAGGGAGCCGGAAAATCTTTGCGGCTGGCCTGGGCGACGAACCGCGTGCGAATCGAGCGTGGTTCGTCGTCCAAGGGGATAGCCTCGAAGGCCCAGTCTAGTTCCAATGGCGTCAGGTCCACCACTTCCAGCGCGGTCTCACATTCCCGACATTGAATCCGTTGCCCCAGACGCGGCGCGCGCAGCCGAATTCGGGAGTCGCATTCAGGACAGTAAGTAAAATCTTTTTTGGCGGTCATCCTTTGAACCTCATAGATACAAGCTGCCGGCCTGGGGTGATGGATCTACCACGAGACGGCCGTTTCACTATACGGTCAAAATACAGGATTTCTGTATGAAAACTTTGGAGTAGAGCTGTTTAAATTTCGTCAGGATTCGCCGAAACAAGAATGGCTTGCATAATGCCACCCTCGTCAACAAAAAGGTATCACTGCACCGGAACCAACGTGGCGATAGACACAAAATGGCAAATACTGCCGCCCAGCACGAACAAATGCCAGATGGCATGGTTATAAGGCAGTTTTTCCCAGGCGTAAAAAATCACACCCACTGTATAAATCACGCCGCCGGTAACAAGCATGGTTAGTCCCAGAGGTGGCAGAGCAGCGATCATGTGTTTGAAGGCAAAGACGCACATCCACCCCACCAAAACATACATGATGGTAGCGATGACTTCTAGTTTGCCTAAAAAGAACATTTTCCAGACGATGCCGGCGGCCGCCAGGCCCCAAACCAGAGCGAAATAGGTCCAGCCAATGCTGCCGCGCAGGCTGACCAGCAGGTAAGGCGTGTATGTGCCGGCGATGAGGATGTAAATGGAAGCGTGGTCAAATTTGCGGAGGATGTGTTTGACGCGGGGATGCTGCAAGCTGTGGTAAAGGGTGGAGGCCAGGTAAAGCAAAATCAGGCTGCCGCCATAGATGCTAAAACTGACGATGCGCCAGAAGTCGCCGTAAATGACAGCCAGAGTGACCAGGGCAGTGAGGCCGGCGATACTGAGCGCCGCGCCGATGGCATGGGTGACGCTGTTGACGATTTCTTCTGTAGGCGAATAAAGCGGGGTTTTCCAGGTTGGTTTTTCTTTCAACAACCACATGGTGATAATTTACCTCCCAACATACCAGCTTCACTGAATGTATCGTAACGTCGTTTGGGGAATGCTGAGATATTCAACACCGACGGCCGTTACCAATACATCTTCTTCTAAACTCATCATACCTCTTTCGGGCACAATGACGTGCAGTTCCAACGTAAAAATATGACCCACTTCCACCGGCAATTCGCAAATTCCGGCATAGCGTTCCCAACGCGGCCCCAACACCGTGGCGCCGTCGTGGGCCACCCGGCCCAATAAATGCCCAAAAGCGTGCATGTACTCCGGGTAGCCGTTGGCGATAATGTGGGCGCGGGCGGCGGCGTCTACTTGCCAGCCAGGCACACCGGGCCGCAGGGCAGCTTCTCCGGCTTTGATAGCCCCCAGAACGACATCGAAGGCGCGTTGGACTTCTGGCGGAGCGGCCGTTTCGCCATCGTCCAACACATACCACATGCGCTGAATGTCGGAACAGTAGTCGTTTTGTTTCACGCCCAGGTCCATGTGCAGGGTATGGCCTTTTTGCAACACTACCTCGCCGGGCGCGGCGTGGCCGGAAGCGGATTCCGGCCCGCAGGTGACGATGGGGTTAAATGGCTTGGGCCAGGCATAGCCGAGGTTAAGGGCTGAGATACGGCCGTGTACAAATTCAGCAATTTCTCGCTGCGTCATCCCTGGTCGGACAAACTGCTCTACTTCGTCAAACAACGCCTCAGTCGTCATGATAGCCTGGCGTACTCGCTCGATCTCGGCCAGGCTCTTGCGGCCGCGCAGCGCAGCAATGATTTGTTCGGCGGAAATCAGGCGGTCAGCATAGGGCGTACCGGCCAGAATGGTTTGCAGGGAACGGTACATGCCCAGGCTCAGGCCGTCGGCGGCCACATCGTTTTCGGAATAGTTGATGGCAATTTGCGCCGGGTCCAAAGCCGCCAGCGCATCGCGCAGCGGTTGGCTGATGCCCTGGTGGTAGGGAATCACGTCATAAAGGCCCAGGTTTTCCACGTTGACAGCATCAAAGTGACCGATGATGCAAACGTGTCCGCCGGAGCGGTGGACGATAAAGGCCGTCTTCCAGGTCACGTCCACGTCGGCGATAAGTTCCAGGGCCGGGTCGGGCTGAAGGCTGGTCTCGCGCACAAAGGTAAGCCAGGTATCCACGTTCAATTCGTTGAGGATGGCGGTGGCCTGGGCCAGTTTTTCTTGGATGAGGGGTAAGTTGTTCATAGGTGTTCTGGTGAGAGGATAGGAACGGCCGTCTTACGGCCGTTCCTCATTGTTTGGTGAGCATTGGGACGATAAGAGATCGTAAAAGATACAACTCCATCAAGACCTGACCGGTTTGCGAAAATCTGCCAGGTCCTGACCTTAAGCAGCGCAGCTAGATGTTGTTGGGATCGTCGTCAAGCTGACTCATAAACGTCTCCATGTTATCCGCCTCAAACAACATAAACAACATCTGCTGTAACTGATACCGGTCGGTAACACTTTCCAAATAGCGGCTCAGGCGACGGTAAGAAGAAGCTGACGGGTCAAAGCGGCGCACGACGCTATCTAGCAAGGCCTCTCGCAAACCAATTAATACGCCAATTTCCATACCTTCTTCACGGCCTTCTTCGCGGCCTTCTTCACGGCCTTCTTCACGGCCTTCTTTCAAGCCCAATTCTCGCATTCGAAGCAAATAAGGGGTATCGAATAACAGTGTTTCACTTTCTTCTAACAGTTTCTCTACCATTTGTATTATCTCCCTGGTCTGGAGCAAGCTGACCAATGCGGTTAACAGGCGATCCTTTTCTTCTGCTGTTGTCGCGGTGCGTATGACCGATAGCGCTTGTGGCAGTATTGTTGAAGCATCGGCCAAGCGTGTTTGTCCAATGAGAGCCAGAAAGGCGGGATTACCCAGTTCAAACAAGCGTTCCGCCGGCATTTCCCACAGGCGCAGCGGCTGATACTGCCAACGCAGTGTCACCTCGTCGCCCAATCCGTATATCTGGTACATGCCGCTATCACCGCGGCCGGCGCCTTCGCCGACGTAGATAACCACGCTCACCAGTCGCGGGGCATTTTCTTTGTCTGGCAGACCTATATCTCGTCGTACAATCCGGGCCAGGTAATCCAATACGCGCAGGGGCATTGGTTCATGGCTGCGCCGTCCTTGTAATTCAATGTGCAGATAGATGATGTGTCCTGCGGCATCAATCACCTCGAAGAGCAGGTCGCTGCGGCCGGGGCTGGCGGCAAACTCAACGTTCAGCGGGCGCACGCGCTGCACCGGCGTAGCCAACAACCAGGTGGCGAACGCTTCGCTGAATTCAGTGATGAGCACTTTTAGCGGGTTGTCCGTCTCGCTCATGTGAGTAGTGTAGCATAAAGCGGTGGCGGGGAGAACAGATGGACAGAGGATGAATGGGGCGAATTACTCTTCGCCAGCAATAGCTTTATAGATCGATTGCAGATCTTCGTCGGAATAGTAATGGATGATGACCTGGCCGCCTTTGCGCTGTTTGTTGATAATGACGCGCGTGCCCAGTGAATGCTCAAACTGGTTTTGCAGATCGACCAGTTCTGGTGGCAGCGATTTCTTTGGTTTGGGCTGCGGCTTTTGTTCTGCCAGGAGATTTTTAACGTGTTGTTCTGTCTGCCGCACGTTGAGGCCGAGTTTGATGATTTGCTTCATGGCGTTGGTTTGCATTTCTGGCGTGGGCAGCGGGAGGAGCGCACGGCCGTGCGCCCCACTGATCTGCCCATCACTTACTGCCTGCTGCACGGCCGTTGGCAGAGTCAGCAGCCGCACCAGGTTCGCCACAGTCGAGCGCCCCTTACCCACCCGTTTGGCGACTTCTTCCTGGGTCAGGCCGAATTCATCCATAAGCTGCTGGTAGGCGTAAGCTTCTTCCAGAGCGTTCAGGTCGGCGCGCTGGATGTTTTCGATGATCGCCAGTTCCAGCATGGCCTGGGGGGTAGCTTCTTTAACGATGGCCGGAAGCTGTTCCAGACCGGCCAACTGGGCGGCGCGCCAGCGGCGTTCGCCGGCGATGAGGATGTATTGGCCGTCTTGCTGGGTGACGACCAGCGGTTGGATGAGGCCATGCTCGGTGATGGAAGCGGCCAGTTCGGCCAGTTGGGTCTCGTCGAAGGTAGAACGCGGTTGGTGGGGGTTGGGAATCACGGCCGTTACCGGGATCAACCGTATATCGTCATTGGATACGGCCGTATCTGCCGTGGGAATCAGTGCGCTTAAACCACGACCCAATCCTTGTCTTTTGCTCATGCCGTCGTTTCCTTTACCTGGTCCCCTTTGAGGATTTCGGCCGTTAACACCTGGTAGGCCAGCGCGCCGGGAGACGTGGGCGCGTAAATGTTGATCGGCTGCCCATAGCTGGGCGCTTCGCTCAGGCGCACGTTGCGCGGTACAATGGTGCGAAACACCTTGCCAGGGAAAAATTTACGCACTTCTTCCACCACCTGGCGGCTCAGGTTGGTACGGCCGTCATACATCGTCATGATCAACCCGCGAATAGTCAGCGCCGGATTGAGATATTTGCGCACCAACTCGACAGTTTGCGTTAACTGAGACAGCCCTTCCAGGGCCAGATATTCGCACTGCACCGGGATGATCACCCCGTCGCGGGCAGCGGTGAGGGCGTTAACGGTGAGCAGGCTGAGGCTGGGCGGACAATCTATGAGGATGTAATCGTAACGGCCGTTCAGCCCATCCAGCGCCTTTTGCAGCCGATATTCCCGCCCGATGGCGTTCACCAATTCCACTTCTGCCCCGGAAAGCGCCGGGCTGGAGGGCACAATATCCAGCTTGAACTCGGCCCGCTCCACGCGCACTTCATCCACCGAGGCTTCTTCCAACAGCAAATCGTAGATGGATTTGTCCAGCGACGATTTATTCACGCCAATGCCGGACGTGGCGTTGGCCTGGGGATCAATGTCCACCATCAGCGTGCGCCGACCGCTGCCGGCCAGATAGGCGCACAAATTGATCACCGTGGTCGTTTTGCCCACGCCCCCTTTTTGATTCACGATGGCATAAATCTTGGTCATAAAAAACCTTGTCGAAACCATTCAACCCTGACGGTTTTCGGAAACCCTCAGGGTTTTGCTGAGCGCCTGGATGCCGGCCAATTTGGCCTCCAGCCCATCTAATTCCACCGAACAGGCGGCGATGTCGTTGGCAAATCGGCCGGCTTCCCAGGGATTTCCGCCCGTCTGGTGCAGGCGGATGAGGAAGGCGGTGGCGAATATATCGCCCGCGCCGGTGGCGTTTACTTCCAGGGCGCGGCGGGCCGGGATGTGGCGGATTTCGTCTTCAAAATAGATGGTGCAGCCATCGTATCCTTTTGTCACCACCAGCAGGTGCGACCAGGCGCGGTATTGGGCCAACTGCGCCTCATCGCGTAAATCTTCATGGCTCAGGATAACGGCCGCCGCCAGCGGCAAAAATTCACGCGCATCGGGCCAGTCGGTGGCATACACACGGCCGTCGGCCCCCCAGCGGCGCATCCAACCCTGCGGCGTCAGCCCAACCAGGCTGTTACTGAACAGATGGATCATCGCCGGGTCAATTTCGTTGGCAATAGGGGCCAGGTGGACAATGTCCGGTCGCTGCCAATCCGCCGGCACGTGGCCGGGGAGGAGGGGCGCAGCCTGGGCGTGCAGGGTTTGCATACGGCCGTTCGCCGTGTACACGTTCTCAAAGGTCGTGGTTTGCGCCGCCGGGATGGTGTGCAAGTGAATACCGGCCAAATAAGGCTGCCAGGCAAAGTCAGCGCCGCTGCTGGTCAGAACGGCCGTGCAGCAGCCCATCGCCTGCGCCAGCCGCCCCGAAAACGAAACCGTGCCGCCCACCGTTGGTCCGTCCGCCGTCAGGTCTTGGCTGATGTGCCCAATTGCCAGGTAATCTATGTGTGTCATGCCGGGCAAATTCTAGCATATAGCACCGGGGAGAGCGAAAGGTACGGCCGTTACTCGCCTTTATAGCCCAACAAGCGCAGCCCATTCAACGACACCAACACTGTGCTGCCTTCGTGCCCAATCACGCTCAGCGGCAGGGCCAGCCCCACGCCCAACACCGCCCCAATCAGCAGCAAAATCATGCCGATGGCGAAAGCCAGGTTTTGCACCAGCGTCTTGCGTGTGCGGCGGCTGAGGCCGATGACGTAAGGGATTTTGCCCAGGTCGTCGCTCATCAGCACGATGTCGGCCGTTTCCAGGGCCACATCCGTGCCCGCCGCGCCCATGGCAATGCCGATGTCGGCCGCCGCCAGCGCCGGGGCGTCGTTTACCCCATCGCCGACCATCGCCACCGGGCCATACTGCTCGGCCAGCTCTTTCAGCAGGCGCATTTTGTCTTGCGGCAGCAGCTCGGCGTGATAGGCGTCCACACCAGACTGTTGGGCGATGGCCGCCGCCACCCGCTCGTTGTCGCCGGTCAGCATGACCACGCGCTCCACCCCGGCGGCTTTGATGCGGCGAATGGTCTGGGATACGTTGGGACGCAAGATGTCGGCAATCGCTAAGACGCCAAGAATGTGGGCGCGACGGCCGTTTTCCGTCACATCGGCCACCAAAACCGTCGTTTTGCCCTCATCCTGGAAACGGTCCAGGGCATCTACGGCCGTTTCCAATCCATCTATCTCCCAATTGGCAAAGTAGCGCAAATTGCCCACCGCCACCTGCCGGTTTTCGACGGCCGCCAATACCCCCAGCCCTGTTTCCGAGTGGAAATCGGTCACTTCAGACAAAGCGATGCCGCGCTCCTGCGCCGCGGTAACGATGGCCTGCGCCAGCGGATGCTCCGATTTGCTTTCCACCGAGGCTACCAACCGCAGCAGGTCGTTTTCGTCGCCGGCCCAGCAGTCGTCGCAAACTGTCACGTTGGTGACGCGGGGTTTGCCTTCTGTCAGCGTGCCAGTTTTGTCGAAGGCCAACACTTTAATGCCTGCCGCTTGCTCCACGTAAACGCCGCCCTTAAACAACACGCCGCGCCGCGCCCCATTGCCAATGGCCGACAGCACCGTCGCCGGCGTGCTGATAACGATGGCGCACGGCGACGCCGCCACCATCAACGTCATGGCCCGGTAAAAGGTGGTGTTGAACGGTTCGTTGAACAGAACCAGGGGCAGGAGGATGGCAACGGCCGTCATCACAATCACCCCCAGAGCATAATACTGCTCTGCCTTTTCGATGAAGCGCTGTGTGGGCGCCTTTTGCCCCTGCGCCTCCTCGACCATTTTGATCAGTTTCGCCAGGGTTGTATCCTGCGCCAGCCGTGTCACCTCCACCTCCAGGCCGCCACGTTGGTTGATGCTGCCGGCCAACACCATGTCGCCCGACTCTTTGGCGACAGGGATAGATTCGCCGGTGATGGCTGCCTGGTCCAGGCTGCTGCGCCCTTCGCGGATACGGCCGTCTAACGCCAGCCGCTCTCCCGGTTTCACAATCATCAAATCACCAACGCTGACTTCTTCAATGGGCAGCGTCACCATCTCGCCATCACGGCGCACAGTGGCCTCCGCCGGACGCAGGGCCATGAGCGCGCGGATGGCGTTGCGTGTGCGGTCCATGGCGTAGCTTTGCAGCACATTGGACAGCGAAAAGAGGAAGAGCAGCATTGCCCCTTCAAACGGCGCGCCCACCAGCGCCGCGCCAATAGCCGCCAGGACCATCAGCAAGTCTACGTCAATGGTCAGCTTGCGCAGCGATTGCAGGCCGGCCATCAAACCAAACGAACCGCCGGTGAAGTAGGCGACAGCATAAAACAGATGGGCGACCCATCTCGGCGCGTCCAAAAATTCGGCCGCCAGACCGCTCATCATGGTGATGAAGGTGATAACGGTGAAAACAAGTTCCACCTGCTGCGCCGGGAATTTTTCTTGTAGTTTTTGCCAGGCGGTGGGAGAAACGGCCGTTTCCCCCACCACATTCCCCCGGCTTAATTCAATGGTATCTTCAGTCATTATGCATTCCTTGTATCATCCAAGACCTGGCAGGATGCCAAAAATCCGCCAAGTCTAATTTTAATGTGCGCTCAGGCTGGCGAAGATTTCGCGGTCTTCGGGGTCCAGACGTTCCAGCAGGTCGGCGCCCAGGCGGGCATAAATACGCTGCGTAAACATCTCCATCCACACAAACTGCCGGGCAATGAGTACCAAATCCTGGTTACGGGTAATGGTTGCCATTGTTTCATGCCGAGGGCTGGCGCTGGCAATGAGGACTTCGGCATTGTCGGCCTGTACCAGCAGGGTAGCCGTGATGCCCTGTAATTCGCTTTCCAGCGGTGGATGATAGGCCACTCGGCCGCAGTTGAGCGTACTACTGCCGGTGAGCAGACTGCTCACCAACAGGCCGCGTTCGCTGGCAGCGCAAACGTCGTTCTGCAGCGCGGCCAGGTCGCCGTCGGTGAGGACCAGGAAAAGTTCGGTTTGGGCCTGATGAATAAGGTGGCTGGCGTAAGCAAGAACGGCCGTGCGCCCACTGATGGTCCACACCCGGTTATCGGTCGTCTCCGTGTACAGCGCCGTTAGCCCCTGGCCTAACTCTTGCAGCAGCCGCCGATGATCGGCCGCGTGCTGTTCCAACAGCAGTTCGGGTGGCAGGGGGCGGTACAATGTCGTCCGACCCTCTACCGTTTCTAAGGCCGCGCCACGGCCGTGCAGCCGCTTCAACGCCTCATACACCATCGAACGGGGCACACCCGACTCTTTGCTGAGTTGATAACCTGTCGCCGGATGTTCGCGCAGCAGCGCCAGATACACCTTCGCTTCGTATTCGGTAAAGCCGATCTTCAATAAATCTGTTCGTAAATCCATTGTTCTCTCAGAATAACAGGGTCTCGTTATGGGATTAGTTGTTTTTAGAATGACTAATAGCGATATTCTAAACAACTAAACGAAATGCGTCAATAGACGTATGTAAGAATTGGGTGAGGGAAAAAGTGGCGTTTGGTTCACAGATTACGAAACATCGCTCCCCTGATTGACTGACAAATCCTATTTTTAGAGGTCGCAGAACACGGATTTCCAGGATTTGCGAATGAGGGTAGTCGAGAAAAACGAATCCGTGAATCCTGCCAATCCGCTGCCAATTGGGCTGAATGTGAGTTTTGTCAGTCAACCGGCATCGCTGCCAGTATTATCAGTATCCAGAGAAATCATCGCCCAATTTGTAGAACGATTTTCCAAATCGTTTACTGGGCGATTTTCCAAATCGCCCTACAACCGCGGAAAAAGACCATTCTGGACAACTACACCCGCAAAGGCCATCATCTAACATTTTTGGGCATGGTTCAATTCAGGCGATATGGGCTTTACAAATTTAACAAAAAAGCGTGTCATTCCTTCGGCGTTGCTCAGACCTTGTCCTGAGCAACGCCGAAGGAATGACAATTCAGTCTGAATTTGTAAAGAAGATGTTCCGCTCGACGAACCATGTCCATTTTTGCCACCTTGTCAGATGCCGTCTTGTCAGATGTCACCCTGTCAGATGTCACCTTGTCAGATGTCACCTTGTCAAGTATCTATCGGCGATTGGGCAGATCGCGCTCTCTTTTATGTCGCACTGCGTCATGTTGCATCCCCTCCTCCCTCCCGTTATAATGATGCTGCAAACAGTAACTGCTAAACCTGAACCTGAACCCGCGAGAACCAGAACATGCTAGACCTCTCCCTGACCGAAGAACAGCAACAAGCCGCGGCCATGGTCCGCGAATTTGGCGAAAAAGAAATCCTGCCCACCATCAAAGAATATGATCGGCAGCAAAGCATGAACCCAACCGCTCTGCCGCGCATGGCGGAACTGGGTATTTTGGGCATCAACATTCCCGTCCGCTATGGGGGTCAAGGTTATGATTATGTGACTCTTGGCCTGGTCTGCGAAGAATTAGAACGCATAGATACCACCCTGCGCGTCGCCATGTCCGTCCACATGGGGCTGAACAGCATGGGTGTGCTGCAATGGGGCACAGAAGAGCAAAAACAGCGCTTCCTGGCGCCCCAGGCGCGCGGCGAAAAATATGCCGCTTTTGGCCTCACCGAGCCGGGCGCCGGTTCCGACGTGGCTGGAATGCGCTCTACTGCGCGCAAAGATGGCGGAGCAGCGAACGCCGACTACATCATCAACGGCGAGAAGATGTGGATTAGTCTGGCGACTAAAGCCCACCACGTTCTTTGGGTGGCCAAGACCGATCCAGACGCCAGACCATCCCATGCCGGCCTGACCGCGTTTATGGTCGAGAGCGACATGCCGGGCGTGACTACCGGCGATATTCACGGCAAATTGGGCGTGCGCGCCGGGTCCACCGGTTGGGTGAACTGCCAGGATGTGCGCGTGCCGGCGGCCAACCGCATCGGCGAAGAAGGCGAGGGTTTTAAGATTGCCATGAGCTGCCTGGATAACGGCCGTTACACCGTCGCCTCCGGCGCAACCGGCCTCACCCGCGCCTGTTTAGAAGCCTCCATCCACTACGCCCAGGAACGGGAAACCTTCGGCCGTCCGATTGCTGATTACCAACTTATCCAACAAAAAATCGCCTGGATGCAGCAGTGGTACGACGTGTCGCGCCTGCTGTATCTGAAAGTGGGCTGGCTCAAGAACCAGGGCAGCCGCAACACCCGCGAAGTTTCTATGGCCAAGTGGTACGCCACCGACCATTCTTTCAAGGCGGCCCATGAAGCCATTCAGGTGCATGGCGCCTATGGCTTTTCTGACGAATACGACGTGGAACGATATTTACGCAACAGCCGCGGCGCCATCATTTACGAAGGGACCAGCGAAATTCACCAACTGATGCAGGCTGCGTATGCCTTCGGCCAGCGGCAAGACAAGCCGCTGCGCTGCGAACTACCCGCTTACGATGAGGCATTCTGGCAGAGTGAGCCATGAATGGTTGTTGCTCGTGAACTGATTGCTGCCCGACAACCACTATTTTAAGATGACAGACCGGACTCTAAAACTCAAA is a genomic window containing:
- a CDS encoding ATP-binding cassette domain-containing protein, which encodes MDNTIQLSNLERHFQRGEMDVRALYGVNLTIASGEFVALVGPSGSGKSTLLNLLGGLDRPSSGELWVAGLPLHNADGKARTAHRRHRVGFIFQSFNLLPRLTAVENVAIPLTLAGVNPAERSARAAEMLHKVGLGHRLDHYPSELSGGEQQRTAVARALIHNPSLILADEPTGNLDSATGAEVMGLLQTLNKEQGITLIVVTHDADVAAYADRVVHLKDGQIVNITTNRPITARAEPLLAASPQSSTFNSQSRISFGDIARSAFRNLGRRPVRNVLTAGGVLIGIITLVAMVSFGVGVQREVQRNFETVGLENIFVSPAYDEAALDTFDPFAPPKPKQALTPTIVDELRAIPGVTAVTPQLQLPSGVDLTLTLQEQSLPVRVSSDMGERSFSVGGANEPLAGSLFGDGENRGVVLASGLADKLLGGGQDYASLVGQPVVLTAKLPRGETQEFATTVVGVRQSFSSRTIDLGLGETAAVLAWWFNNPDILQQEGYNMAVVRAENLGMVTAVSETIQELNLEAQSLTTILDAANQVLALLQALLGSVGALALLVAALGVANTMMMAIYERTREIGVLKALGAAPGEIRLMFTAEAALIGLIGGVVGLILGTLLGRVVDWAAHRYLINEGVTGIGQLSVVPLWLAIGALIFAALIGLLAGLYPAARAASLDPVQALRHE
- a CDS encoding outer membrane lipoprotein carrier protein LolA gives rise to the protein MRNKKVLISAIILLLVASLGLAAFALQPTAEDLLAQAMETVQTVTDGHAVANFTVNTAEMNASGTVEMWGKLDAGPNGEPAFRAEILEATESKLVGLTAVTDGYNFWLWDPQENKVLVGNADEAAALIAAQMAGQEFEIDPDYNHEEGDHPQTPEEAVAKLLEYFTAERITDVQIGATNAHGLRLIPIPEKMPDEVRAAGGFLKVYVRPEDGAPLSVQYAEGAIGSGSATATTLELNQGVDNSLFTFVIPEGAEVVRLEDLKPEELTAVETADLNVLSPAILPADAAFVSATEIRGAVVQRYSRSAGGFTIAQGPATAVPDREADGKIVTLRGIEGTLYSDEAGAQSLLTWTEGDITFWIGGDLTAAEALALAEALQ
- a CDS encoding hemolysin III family protein, with the protein product MWLLKEKPTWKTPLYSPTEEIVNSVTHAIGAALSIAGLTALVTLAVIYGDFWRIVSFSIYGGSLILLYLASTLYHSLQHPRVKHILRKFDHASIYILIAGTYTPYLLVSLRGSIGWTYFALVWGLAAAGIVWKMFFLGKLEVIATIMYVLVGWMCVFAFKHMIAALPPLGLTMLVTGGVIYTVGVIFYAWEKLPYNHAIWHLFVLGGSICHFVSIATLVPVQ
- a CDS encoding aminopeptidase P family protein; translated protein: MNNLPLIQEKLAQATAILNELNVDTWLTFVRETSLQPDPALELIADVDVTWKTAFIVHRSGGHVCIIGHFDAVNVENLGLYDVIPYHQGISQPLRDALAALDPAQIAINYSENDVAADGLSLGMYRSLQTILAGTPYADRLISAEQIIAALRGRKSLAEIERVRQAIMTTEALFDEVEQFVRPGMTQREIAEFVHGRISALNLGYAWPKPFNPIVTCGPESASGHAAPGEVVLQKGHTLHMDLGVKQNDYCSDIQRMWYVLDDGETAAPPEVQRAFDVVLGAIKAGEAALRPGVPGWQVDAAARAHIIANGYPEYMHAFGHLLGRVAHDGATVLGPRWERYAGICELPVEVGHIFTLELHVIVPERGMMSLEEDVLVTAVGVEYLSIPQTTLRYIQ
- a CDS encoding ParB/RepB/Spo0J family partition protein; amino-acid sequence: MSKRQGLGRGLSALIPTADTAVSNDDIRLIPVTAVIPNPHQPRSTFDETQLAELAASITEHGLIQPLVVTQQDGQYILIAGERRWRAAQLAGLEQLPAIVKEATPQAMLELAIIENIQRADLNALEEAYAYQQLMDEFGLTQEEVAKRVGKGRSTVANLVRLLTLPTAVQQAVSDGQISGAHGRALLPLPTPEMQTNAMKQIIKLGLNVRQTEQHVKNLLAEQKPQPKPKKSLPPELVDLQNQFEHSLGTRVIINKQRKGGQVIIHYYSDEDLQSIYKAIAGEE